A region from the Sphingomonas sp. S2-65 genome encodes:
- a CDS encoding FAD binding domain-containing protein produces the protein MNPVTYLRAGSFQDAAGLASGDAAARLLGGGTNLIDLMRKGIEQPTRLVDVSMVSTIIEPSAAGGLMIGASARNSAVAAHPIVRERYPMLARAVLAGASAQIRNMATVGGNLMQRTRCLYFQDAAGSRCNKRVPGSGCDAIGGFNRYHAVLGASPDCIATHPSDMCVALVALDAVVHVAGQGGARVIPLVDFHRLPGDRPDQETMLSPGEVIVAVELPAPTLARSSYRKVRDRASYAFALVSVAAGLTMQDGRIDDVRIAFGGIGTKPWRALRAEAFLRGNPATPDAFAAAAAAELAEATPLPGNAFKIELAARTLAAVLGQLAGDDR, from the coding sequence ATGAACCCGGTGACGTATCTTCGCGCCGGATCGTTCCAAGACGCGGCAGGTCTCGCATCGGGCGATGCGGCTGCCCGCCTGCTCGGTGGCGGCACGAACCTGATCGACTTGATGCGCAAGGGCATCGAGCAGCCGACCCGGCTGGTCGATGTCAGCATGGTGTCGACCATCATCGAACCGAGTGCCGCGGGCGGGCTGATGATCGGAGCCTCGGCACGCAACAGTGCCGTGGCGGCGCATCCGATCGTCCGCGAGCGCTACCCCATGCTCGCGCGCGCGGTGCTGGCCGGCGCCTCCGCGCAGATCCGCAACATGGCGACGGTCGGCGGAAATCTCATGCAGCGGACGCGCTGTCTCTATTTCCAGGATGCCGCGGGCTCCCGCTGCAACAAGCGTGTGCCGGGCAGTGGGTGCGACGCGATCGGCGGGTTCAACCGCTACCACGCCGTTCTCGGCGCCTCGCCCGACTGCATCGCCACCCACCCGTCCGATATGTGCGTCGCGCTGGTCGCACTCGACGCCGTGGTACATGTCGCGGGGCAGGGCGGGGCGAGGGTCATCCCGCTGGTCGACTTCCACCGCTTGCCCGGCGATCGGCCGGACCAGGAGACCATGCTCTCGCCTGGGGAGGTGATCGTCGCAGTCGAACTGCCTGCACCCACGCTTGCGCGCTCGTCCTATCGGAAGGTTCGCGACCGGGCGAGCTACGCCTTCGCGCTGGTGTCGGTCGCCGCAGGGCTGACGATGCAGGATGGCCGCATCGACGATGTTCGCATCGCCTTTGGCGGCATCGGCACCAAACCGTGGCGTGCCCTCCGCGCGGAGGCGTTCTTGCGCGGCAACCCCGCTACGCCGGACGCCTTCGCCGCGGCGGCCGCAGCGGAACTTGCCGAGGCGACGCCGCTGCCGGGGAACGCCTTCAAGATCGAACTTGCGGCACGCACGCTGGCCGCCGTGCTGGGGCAACTTGCTGGAGACGACCGATGA
- a CDS encoding (2Fe-2S)-binding protein, which yields MAIMINGAAVAPPEDARVSLLDLLRERLHLTGTKVGCNQGACGACTVLIDGERVLSCLTLAVQVDGREVTTIEGLGSESEPHPLQTAFIEHDGFQCGYCTPGQICAATAMLREIELGLPSYVTSDLTGNASISREEIRERMSGNLCRCGAHNGIVDAILQVARERVA from the coding sequence ATGGCGATCATGATCAACGGCGCAGCGGTTGCGCCGCCCGAGGATGCCCGTGTCTCGTTGCTCGACCTGCTACGAGAGCGGCTGCATCTCACCGGCACGAAGGTCGGCTGCAATCAGGGTGCCTGTGGTGCCTGCACCGTCCTGATCGACGGCGAGCGCGTGCTTTCCTGCCTGACCCTGGCCGTGCAGGTCGACGGCCGGGAGGTCACGACGATCGAAGGTCTGGGCAGCGAAAGCGAACCGCACCCGCTGCAGACGGCGTTCATCGAACATGACGGGTTCCAATGCGGCTATTGCACGCCGGGGCAGATCTGCGCGGCCACCGCCATGCTCCGCGAGATCGAGCTTGGGCTGCCCAGCTACGTCACTTCGGATCTGACCGGGAATGCGTCGATCTCGCGCGAGGAAATACGCGAGCGGATGAGCGGCAATCTGTGCCGATGCGGCGCGCATAACGGCATCGTCGATGCCATCCTCCAGGTCGCGCGGGAGCGGGTGGCATGA
- a CDS encoding MarR family winged helix-turn-helix transcriptional regulator has protein sequence MTKPTDDQIAALGAVFDTFTRRYKLVDAAGAGKSLNELDKQTLLYVADQPGCGPSDVARFLGVANTTITSATDRLVKRGLLARRRAEGDRRAVALALSAEGEACVVDIRAAHRQLYDRMLEPLSTAERDSLIGMLQKIASNDD, from the coding sequence ATGACGAAGCCGACTGACGACCAGATTGCTGCACTTGGCGCGGTGTTCGACACGTTCACGCGCCGGTACAAGCTGGTCGACGCCGCCGGCGCGGGCAAGTCGCTGAACGAGCTCGACAAGCAGACGCTGCTCTACGTCGCCGATCAGCCAGGCTGCGGCCCCAGCGACGTCGCACGCTTCCTGGGCGTGGCCAATACCACCATCACCTCGGCTACCGACCGGCTCGTCAAGCGCGGCCTGCTCGCGCGGCGGCGCGCGGAGGGCGATCGCCGTGCCGTCGCGCTGGCGCTCTCTGCCGAAGGAGAGGCATGTGTCGTCGATATCCGCGCCGCGCATCGCCAGCTCTACGACAGGATGTTGGAGCCGCTATCGACTGCCGAACGCGACAGCCTGATCGGGATGCTCCAGAAGATTGCATCGAACGACGATTGA
- a CDS encoding glycoside hydrolase family 43 protein codes for MLRAKPGSGTNKERHVLRLLALAAALAATSAAASDLPRFSRFAYEGQSQEQATALPGQYRNPIVSGYYPDPSVTRVGDDYYLVLSSFAHFPGLPIFRSKDLVNWTQIGNAIDRPGQLDFTGKRTSEAVFAPDISYHGGTFYIANTCVGCGGNFVITAKDPAGPWSDPTWLPFEGIDPSIHWEGDRAYIVNNRAPAEPPRYDGHRAIWIQEFDWRTGKMVGESTQLVNGGVDITKKPVWIEGPHILRRGGWYYLTAAEGGTSVNHSQVVLRSRTLRGPYAAFAGNPILTQRDLDPTRPNPITSAGHAKLVQTQNGDWWATFLAVRPYAGDYYNIGRETFLLPVTWRDGWPIILPKGKAIPFVAPKPGLPAQPRAALPTSGDFAYADEFDGTRLGLAWIGVRTPKTRLYRLDGGDLVLNSGARLGDLSGVPGFVARRQQHHRATMSTTVRFTPDKDGDRAGLAAMQSDRNYLFFGVTRLEGQACVALYASEDGKERLIATAPLATSAPVTLTIRTDGGTMAFLYAESGASKTLKSDLDARFLSTKTATGFVGTLVGPYTWLSS; via the coding sequence ATGCTCCGCGCGAAGCCGGGATCCGGCACGAACAAGGAGAGACACGTGCTTCGTCTGCTTGCGCTTGCGGCCGCCCTGGCCGCCACTTCGGCTGCGGCTAGCGACCTCCCGCGCTTCAGCCGGTTCGCCTATGAAGGACAGAGCCAGGAGCAGGCAACCGCGTTGCCGGGGCAGTATCGCAACCCGATCGTGTCGGGCTATTATCCCGACCCGTCGGTCACGCGCGTCGGCGACGATTATTACCTGGTGCTCTCCTCCTTCGCGCACTTCCCCGGGCTGCCGATCTTCCGGTCGAAGGATCTGGTGAACTGGACCCAGATCGGCAACGCGATCGACCGTCCCGGGCAGCTGGATTTCACGGGCAAGCGCACGTCCGAGGCGGTGTTCGCGCCCGACATCTCATATCATGGCGGCACCTTCTACATCGCCAACACCTGTGTCGGCTGCGGCGGCAACTTCGTGATTACGGCGAAGGACCCCGCGGGTCCCTGGTCCGATCCGACCTGGCTTCCGTTCGAGGGCATCGACCCGTCAATCCATTGGGAGGGCGACCGCGCCTATATCGTCAACAACCGAGCGCCCGCCGAACCGCCCCGCTATGACGGACACCGCGCGATCTGGATCCAGGAGTTCGACTGGCGCACGGGCAAGATGGTCGGCGAATCGACGCAGCTCGTAAACGGCGGCGTCGACATCACCAAGAAGCCGGTGTGGATCGAAGGACCCCATATCCTGCGCCGTGGCGGGTGGTACTATCTGACCGCGGCCGAAGGCGGCACCAGCGTCAACCATTCGCAGGTCGTGCTGCGGTCCCGCACGCTGCGTGGTCCGTATGCCGCATTCGCCGGCAATCCGATCCTGACGCAGCGCGACCTGGATCCCACCCGGCCGAACCCGATCACCTCGGCAGGCCATGCGAAGCTCGTCCAGACGCAGAACGGCGATTGGTGGGCCACCTTCCTCGCGGTGCGCCCCTATGCAGGCGACTATTACAATATCGGTCGCGAAACCTTCCTGCTCCCGGTCACCTGGCGCGACGGATGGCCGATCATTCTGCCCAAGGGGAAGGCGATCCCGTTCGTCGCACCCAAGCCCGGACTGCCGGCCCAGCCCCGCGCGGCGCTGCCGACCAGCGGCGACTTCGCCTATGCCGACGAATTCGACGGCACCCGACTGGGCCTCGCCTGGATCGGGGTGCGGACGCCCAAGACGCGGCTCTACCGGCTCGACGGTGGCGATCTGGTGCTCAATTCGGGGGCCCGCCTGGGGGACTTGTCGGGCGTTCCCGGGTTCGTCGCCCGCCGCCAGCAGCATCACCGCGCGACGATGAGCACGACGGTGCGGTTCACACCCGACAAGGATGGCGACAGGGCCGGTCTGGCCGCGATGCAGAGCGATCGCAATTACCTGTTCTTCGGCGTGACGCGCCTGGAAGGACAGGCGTGCGTCGCGCTCTATGCGAGCGAGGACGGCAAGGAGCGGCTGATCGCGACGGCCCCGCTGGCGACAAGCGCGCCGGTGACCCTGACGATCCGAACGGACGGCGGCACGATGGCCTTCCTCTATGCGGAATCGGGCGCTTCCAAGACGCTGAAAAGCGATCTGGACGCCAGGTTTCTCAGCACGAAGACCGCGACGGGCTTTGTCGGCACGCTGGTAGGGCCGTATACCTGGCTGTCTTCCTGA
- a CDS encoding TonB-dependent receptor: MILNRPTQNFNNFTARGIATNGYNANLQSSVAVYMDELPISTIGNTTVVDPNLFDVERVEFLRGPQGTLFGSGSLSGAMRILTKSPDLNNFDTSVLVDLALTGSDSFRQRYNAMLNIPVVTDKLAIRAVGFYRNEEGYLDNVGTGVHNSNTLKDYGGRALALWKPTDRLSIRLLGSYENSDPADSSLTSPSLGREKRVSDQPDRFTGKQTILNATLEYQADFATLTSSSTYSDFDQRFWLDLAGTFPRQPAYPGAPIAFGLDANAYDKVFVQETRLASTLDGPLQFVVGGFYLHRRRDVDYFYRSSLAFLAARGLTGLPDQYYQKQYTHQISEELAGFGELTYRFSDKFWVTGGMRYGRTSAQGFTEEGGYLATAFGQNYFTYALLGIPVNFNTFTPYAAVEGVKASGTKPSWKASVSYKPSQSLTTYATFSTGFRAPIVNAFAGRPSLVNPNDITIPYGADSDDLKSYEVGAKARFLNGLVTINAAAYLIDWSNIQAQANRVSDSVQFATNIGAAQSKGFEVEMGIIPAKDVFIGFNAAYNDAKITKLSAEEAAISGAVLGHRLSAPRLQGAMFLSYGFDLGRDTKGTLAVNAQYVGSYNSSFPNTPGLPNVPLSTFGETDEYVNTNVSFGMKRGPVSAQLYVENLFDDHSVIYIHPEAFLVSRFGTLRPRTIGIRLGYGL, encoded by the coding sequence GTGATCCTCAACCGCCCGACCCAGAACTTCAACAACTTCACCGCCCGCGGCATCGCCACCAACGGCTATAACGCCAATCTCCAGAGCTCAGTCGCGGTATACATGGACGAGCTGCCGATCTCGACGATCGGCAACACCACCGTGGTCGACCCGAACCTGTTCGACGTCGAGCGCGTCGAGTTCCTGCGCGGTCCGCAGGGCACGCTGTTCGGCTCGGGCTCGCTTTCGGGCGCCATGCGGATCCTCACCAAGAGCCCCGACCTCAACAATTTCGACACCTCGGTGCTGGTCGATCTCGCCCTCACCGGCTCGGACAGCTTCCGCCAGCGCTACAATGCGATGCTCAACATTCCGGTGGTGACCGACAAGCTCGCGATCCGCGCGGTCGGCTTCTACCGCAACGAGGAAGGCTATCTCGACAATGTCGGGACCGGCGTCCACAACTCGAACACGCTCAAGGACTATGGCGGTCGCGCGCTCGCTTTGTGGAAGCCCACCGACCGCCTGTCGATCCGCCTGCTCGGCTCGTACGAGAACAGCGATCCCGCCGATTCCTCGCTCACCAGCCCCTCGCTCGGCCGCGAGAAGCGCGTCTCGGACCAGCCCGACCGCTTCACCGGCAAGCAGACGATCCTCAACGCCACTCTCGAATACCAGGCCGATTTCGCGACGCTGACCAGCTCGTCGACCTATTCGGATTTCGACCAGCGCTTCTGGCTCGACCTGGCCGGCACCTTCCCCCGCCAGCCCGCTTACCCCGGCGCGCCGATCGCCTTCGGCCTCGACGCCAACGCCTATGACAAGGTGTTCGTCCAGGAGACCCGCCTCGCCTCGACCCTCGATGGCCCGCTCCAGTTCGTGGTCGGCGGCTTCTACCTCCACCGCCGCCGCGACGTGGACTATTTCTACCGCTCGTCGCTCGCCTTCCTGGCGGCGCGCGGCCTCACCGGGCTTCCCGACCAATATTACCAAAAGCAATATACCCATCAGATCAGCGAGGAACTCGCCGGCTTCGGCGAGCTGACCTACCGCTTCTCCGACAAGTTCTGGGTCACCGGCGGCATGCGCTACGGCCGCACCTCGGCACAGGGCTTCACCGAGGAGGGCGGCTATCTCGCCACCGCCTTCGGCCAGAATTACTTCACCTATGCGCTGCTCGGCATCCCGGTGAACTTCAACACCTTCACGCCCTATGCGGCAGTCGAGGGCGTCAAGGCATCGGGAACCAAACCGTCGTGGAAGGCCAGCGTCAGCTACAAGCCCAGCCAGTCGCTAACCACCTACGCCACCTTCTCCACCGGCTTCCGCGCGCCGATCGTCAACGCGTTCGCCGGGCGTCCCAGCCTGGTGAACCCCAACGACATCACCATCCCCTATGGCGCGGATTCGGACGACCTGAAGAGCTACGAAGTCGGCGCCAAGGCCCGCTTCCTGAACGGCTTGGTGACGATCAACGCCGCGGCGTATCTGATCGACTGGAGCAACATCCAGGCGCAGGCCAACCGCGTGTCGGACTCGGTCCAGTTCGCCACCAATATCGGCGCCGCGCAGAGCAAGGGCTTCGAAGTCGAGATGGGGATCATCCCGGCCAAGGACGTCTTCATCGGCTTCAACGCCGCATATAACGACGCCAAGATCACCAAGCTCAGCGCCGAGGAAGCCGCGATCTCGGGCGCGGTGCTCGGCCACCGCCTCTCGGCGCCCCGGCTCCAGGGCGCGATGTTCCTGTCCTACGGCTTCGACCTGGGCCGGGATACCAAGGGCACGCTGGCGGTGAACGCGCAATATGTCGGCTCGTACAACAGCTCGTTCCCGAACACGCCGGGCCTCCCCAACGTGCCGCTGTCGACCTTTGGCGAAACCGACGAATATGTGAACACCAATGTCAGCTTCGGCATGAAGCGCGGGCCGGTATCAGCGCAGCTCTATGTCGAGAATCTGTTCGACGATCACTCGGTGATCTACATCCACCCCGAGGCGTTCCTGGTCAGCCGGTTCGGCACGCTGCGCCCGCGCACCATCGGCATCCGTCTCGGCTACGGGCTTTGA